A region of Polynucleobacter sp. JS-Mosq-20-D10 DNA encodes the following proteins:
- the trxA gene encoding thioredoxin TrxA: MSAGIKYVTDASFEQDVLKSDKPVLLDFWAEWCGPCKMIGPILEELAGEYGGKIQIAKMNVDENQGVPAQFNIRGIPTLILFKNGTVAAQKVGALAKSQLTAFIDSHL, translated from the coding sequence ATGAGTGCCGGCATCAAATATGTAACTGACGCTTCTTTCGAGCAAGACGTTCTCAAGTCCGATAAACCTGTTCTCTTGGACTTCTGGGCTGAGTGGTGTGGTCCTTGCAAGATGATCGGCCCTATCCTGGAAGAGCTGGCTGGTGAATACGGCGGCAAGATCCAAATCGCCAAGATGAATGTGGATGAGAACCAAGGCGTTCCTGCCCAGTTCAATATTCGTGGCATTCCTACACTGATCCTCTTTAAGAACGGTACTGTTGCTGCCCAAAAAGTAGGCGCTTTGGCCAAATCGCAGTTGACCGCCTTTATTGATAGTCATCTGTAA
- the rho gene encoding transcription termination factor Rho, whose translation MQLSELKVLHVSALLEMAASLEIENTQRMRKQELMFAILKKRAKEGESVFGDGTLEVLPDGFGFLRSPDASYMASPDDIYISPAQIRRFNLHTGDSVEGEVRTPKDGERYFALVKVDKINGLAPEALKNRIMFENLTPLHPNRVIQLERDIKAEENLTGRIIDMISPIGYGQRGLIVSSPKSGKTVMMQHIAHAISANNPDAILIVLLVDERPEEVTEMQRSVRGEVVASTFDEPAVRHVQVAEMVIEKAKRLVEMKKDVIILLDSITRLARAYNTVIPSSGKVLSGGVDANALQRPKRFFGAARNVEEGGSLTIIATALIETGSRMDDLIYEEFKGTGNMEVHLERRLAERRVYPSINLNKSGTRREELLVKAENLQKIWVLRKLLADMDDIEAMNFIVDKLKSTKNNGEFFDLMRKGG comes from the coding sequence ATGCAATTATCTGAACTCAAAGTACTCCACGTATCCGCCCTGCTTGAAATGGCAGCTAGCCTGGAGATTGAAAATACGCAACGTATGCGCAAACAGGAGTTGATGTTTGCCATTCTGAAGAAGCGCGCCAAGGAAGGTGAATCTGTTTTTGGTGATGGCACCTTGGAAGTTTTGCCTGACGGCTTTGGCTTCTTGCGCTCCCCAGATGCCTCTTATATGGCTTCTCCCGACGACATCTATATCTCCCCCGCTCAGATTCGCCGCTTTAACCTGCACACTGGTGACAGCGTTGAAGGCGAGGTTCGCACCCCTAAGGATGGCGAGCGTTACTTTGCATTGGTTAAGGTAGACAAAATTAACGGTTTGGCTCCTGAGGCCCTGAAGAACCGCATCATGTTCGAGAACTTAACGCCATTGCACCCAAATCGCGTTATTCAATTGGAACGTGACATCAAGGCGGAAGAGAATTTAACTGGCCGCATCATCGATATGATCTCCCCGATTGGCTATGGTCAGCGTGGCTTGATCGTGTCTTCACCAAAATCCGGCAAGACCGTGATGATGCAACATATTGCACATGCCATTTCTGCAAACAATCCCGACGCCATCTTGATCGTATTGTTGGTGGATGAGCGCCCTGAAGAAGTTACTGAAATGCAACGCTCTGTTCGTGGCGAAGTCGTTGCCTCGACCTTTGATGAGCCAGCTGTCCGTCACGTTCAGGTTGCCGAGATGGTGATTGAAAAAGCCAAGCGCTTAGTCGAGATGAAAAAAGATGTCATCATCTTACTTGACTCGATTACCCGTTTGGCTCGTGCCTACAATACTGTCATTCCTTCATCTGGAAAAGTACTCTCTGGTGGTGTGGATGCAAATGCATTACAACGTCCAAAACGCTTCTTTGGTGCGGCGCGTAACGTGGAAGAAGGCGGCTCACTCACCATCATTGCTACCGCCTTAATTGAAACAGGTAGCCGTATGGATGACCTCATCTACGAAGAGTTCAAAGGTACCGGTAATATGGAAGTACACCTTGAGCGTCGTTTAGCTGAGCGTCGTGTTTACCCATCGATTAATCTCAACAAGTCTGGCACCCGCCGTGAAGAGTTGCTGGTTAAAGCAGAAAATCTCCAGAAAATCTGGGTATTGCGTAAATTATTGGCCGATATGGACGATATTGAGGCAATGAACTTTATCGTTGATAAACTCAAATCCACCAAAAACAACGGTGAATTCTTCGATTTAATGCGCAAGGGTGGCTAA
- a CDS encoding type B 50S ribosomal protein L31, with protein MKPGIHPEYREIVFVDVSNNFSFKTRSTMSTKETIKWEDGKEYPLAKIETSSESHPFYTGTQKIMDTAGRVEKFRQKFGTKAVAKATGDGAAKTAEKKAAAAEAKAAEKPAKKK; from the coding sequence ATGAAACCTGGCATTCACCCCGAATATCGTGAAATCGTCTTTGTAGACGTTTCTAATAACTTCAGCTTCAAGACTCGCTCCACAATGTCTACTAAAGAGACAATCAAGTGGGAAGATGGCAAGGAATATCCATTAGCCAAGATCGAGACTTCATCTGAGTCACACCCTTTCTACACTGGCACCCAGAAGATTATGGATACTGCCGGTCGTGTTGAGAAATTCCGTCAGAAATTCGGTACTAAAGCGGTTGCTAAAGCTACCGGTGATGGCGCTGCTAAAACAGCTGAGAAAAAAGCTGCTGCTGCAGAAGCTAAAGCTGCTGAAAAGCCAGCTAAGAAGAAGTAA
- a CDS encoding glycosyltransferase family 39 protein, whose product MVKLTAAATTSIPRIIIFALTLVYGFAGLFARDPWKNEDAIGFGGMWTLHSGKAIDWIVPHLEGRDVSLGTPFPYWLGATLMDLFGPFIGEANAARLYAAVCFFASALAIWYATYLLGRRPEVQPMVLAVGGQPGRKNYGMTLADGALLIFLACVGLAQRAHETTPMMAQLMGISIVLYGTVRGLDKPWQGGLWTGLGIAIVALSSNLTLSLIIVSSTIIAVIASNAKLRFRWTLASTVLGLIGFTIWPALWYLGNLSPEWRHIAEEGWRNVPEMRATPSVESLGFLSVNFWAYAWPVWPLAIISLAHWGRVKEAGQWRAPHLCIPLSLFIGCLIYVLFRLEANEHDLIVLIPSLSIIAAFSLPILKRGLISFIDWFAMFSFTMIALAIWIIWLAKVTGFPESTATNLARLLPGFQAQFDYTGFLVALLITGVWLAIVRWRTSRAPKEIWRCLIISASGTTLMWVLLMTLWLPTINYAKTYRYVSDRLETIIANTPGCIDTTNLGPAQLASFSYFTKLALRDDSNCNLMLTHSSLEAKAYASLNKKKIELLWEDRRASDRDERLRLYQITPAGKE is encoded by the coding sequence ATGGTCAAACTCACCGCCGCCGCCACCACCTCCATTCCACGCATTATTATTTTTGCGCTGACCTTGGTCTATGGTTTTGCCGGACTCTTTGCGCGTGACCCCTGGAAGAACGAGGATGCCATTGGATTTGGTGGCATGTGGACTTTGCACAGTGGCAAAGCAATCGACTGGATTGTTCCGCACCTTGAGGGACGTGATGTTTCTCTTGGTACACCCTTTCCCTACTGGCTAGGCGCCACTCTGATGGATTTGTTTGGCCCATTCATTGGAGAGGCTAATGCGGCACGTCTTTATGCAGCAGTTTGCTTTTTTGCTTCTGCTCTAGCCATTTGGTATGCGACCTACCTATTAGGACGTCGCCCAGAGGTGCAGCCGATGGTACTGGCAGTTGGTGGTCAGCCTGGTCGTAAAAATTACGGCATGACTTTGGCCGATGGTGCGCTACTGATTTTCCTAGCCTGCGTTGGCCTTGCACAACGTGCACATGAGACTACGCCGATGATGGCGCAACTCATGGGCATCAGCATTGTCTTGTATGGCACAGTGCGCGGTTTAGATAAACCCTGGCAAGGCGGTCTCTGGACTGGTCTTGGTATTGCGATCGTTGCACTCTCGAGCAATCTGACGCTCAGCCTCATCATCGTCAGCTCCACCATCATTGCAGTGATTGCCAGTAATGCGAAGTTACGCTTTCGCTGGACCTTAGCTAGTACGGTCTTAGGACTGATTGGTTTTACAATTTGGCCGGCACTTTGGTATTTGGGTAATCTCTCTCCTGAGTGGCGTCATATCGCAGAAGAAGGTTGGCGCAATGTACCAGAAATGCGCGCAACACCTTCTGTTGAATCCCTAGGATTTTTGAGCGTTAACTTCTGGGCTTACGCTTGGCCAGTTTGGCCATTGGCTATCATCTCCCTCGCACATTGGGGTCGAGTAAAGGAGGCGGGGCAATGGCGCGCTCCTCATCTGTGCATTCCGCTGAGTTTGTTTATTGGTTGCTTGATTTATGTTCTGTTCCGCCTAGAGGCAAACGAACATGACCTCATTGTTTTGATTCCAAGTTTATCGATCATTGCTGCATTTAGTTTACCGATTCTTAAACGTGGTCTGATCAGCTTTATTGATTGGTTTGCCATGTTTAGCTTCACCATGATTGCTTTGGCCATTTGGATTATTTGGCTTGCTAAGGTGACCGGCTTCCCAGAATCAACCGCTACAAATTTAGCAAGACTATTACCTGGCTTCCAGGCGCAGTTTGATTACACTGGCTTTCTGGTTGCGCTTCTGATTACCGGCGTCTGGTTAGCGATTGTGCGCTGGAGAACTTCTCGTGCCCCAAAAGAAATCTGGCGCTGCCTCATCATTTCTGCCTCGGGCACTACCTTGATGTGGGTTCTCTTGATGACTTTGTGGCTACCAACGATTAATTACGCCAAGACCTATCGCTATGTTTCTGATCGTCTAGAAACGATTATTGCCAATACGCCAGGATGCATTGACACCACCAATCTAGGTCCAGCTCAATTGGCCTCATTTAGCTATTTCACAAAACTTGCTTTGCGTGATGATTCCAACTGCAATCTGATGTTGACTCACAGCTCTTTAGAGGCAAAGGCATACGCCAGTCTCAATAAAAAGAAAATTGAATTACTCTGGGAAGATCGCCGTGCGTCTGATCGTGATGAGCGTCTGCGCCTCTATCAAATTACCCCTGCAGGTAAAGAATAA
- a CDS encoding MATE family efflux transporter — protein sequence MLHFKLSRLREDIPSLLKLAGPLLIGQLAVITFGVLDTAMTARYSADDLAALAMASAIFISIYVGLTGVISALAPIAGQLFGAKRFGEIGEEVRQATWLALGLTLLGTAILLNANHLLQISQVTPDIEGKAKLYLHILAIGLPASMAMRVLMALHNAVSRPTVITVVQLIGLGLKLPLNLLFIYGGFGIEGMGGPGCAVATVIINWFWLIITLGFVLFDSFYKPFKIFARFSWPDWHRIWTLLKLGAPIGFSYLIEVTSFTFMSLFIARLGTTALAGHQIVANMGTVIYMVPLSLSIATMTLVSQSIGADKQERAEEIGWSSVFFTTTLCVFIGVMVWIFRANLLDLYDPPDEVKAFSIPLFLFIAFYQLFDALQVTAAFILRAYRIALWPMLIYAGSLWGVGLGGGYLMGFNVFGNTPEFLQGANGFWAGNSMSLGLAALLLLYLFRRTAARFEKTHPPVQV from the coding sequence GTGCTGCACTTTAAATTATCGCGTTTGCGCGAGGATATCCCCTCCCTTCTAAAACTTGCGGGCCCACTACTGATTGGTCAGCTAGCAGTCATTACCTTTGGCGTTTTAGATACGGCTATGACTGCGCGCTATTCTGCCGATGACTTAGCTGCTCTGGCGATGGCTTCAGCTATCTTTATTAGTATTTATGTTGGTCTCACCGGCGTGATCTCTGCCCTCGCCCCAATTGCCGGACAACTCTTTGGCGCTAAGCGTTTTGGTGAGATTGGTGAAGAAGTGCGTCAAGCCACCTGGCTCGCTCTTGGACTCACCCTATTGGGTACTGCAATCTTGCTCAATGCAAATCACTTACTGCAAATCTCTCAGGTAACTCCAGATATTGAAGGTAAAGCCAAGCTGTATCTCCATATCCTGGCAATTGGTTTACCTGCCAGTATGGCAATGCGCGTGCTCATGGCGCTGCACAATGCCGTTTCAAGACCAACAGTCATTACCGTAGTGCAACTGATTGGTTTGGGATTAAAACTACCACTCAATCTCTTATTTATTTATGGAGGCTTTGGTATTGAAGGTATGGGTGGACCAGGTTGCGCAGTAGCCACTGTCATCATCAATTGGTTCTGGCTCATCATCACGCTTGGTTTCGTGCTCTTTGATAGCTTCTACAAGCCATTCAAAATCTTTGCACGCTTTAGTTGGCCCGACTGGCATCGCATCTGGACCCTTCTGAAATTGGGCGCGCCAATTGGCTTTAGTTATTTAATTGAAGTGACCTCCTTCACCTTCATGTCACTCTTTATTGCGCGCTTAGGTACCACCGCTTTAGCAGGCCATCAAATTGTGGCCAATATGGGGACGGTAATTTACATGGTGCCCCTATCCCTATCGATTGCCACGATGACCCTGGTATCCCAATCCATTGGTGCAGATAAACAAGAACGTGCAGAAGAAATTGGCTGGTCATCGGTTTTCTTCACCACTACTTTGTGTGTTTTCATCGGTGTGATGGTGTGGATTTTTAGAGCGAACTTGCTAGACCTTTACGATCCACCGGACGAGGTAAAGGCATTCTCTATTCCACTCTTTTTGTTTATTGCTTTTTACCAACTCTTTGATGCCTTGCAAGTTACTGCAGCATTTATTCTGCGCGCCTATCGAATTGCCCTCTGGCCTATGCTGATTTATGCAGGCTCACTTTGGGGCGTAGGCTTAGGTGGCGGATATTTGATGGGCTTTAATGTATTTGGCAATACCCCGGAGTTTTTGCAGGGTGCTAATGGCTTTTGGGCTGGCAATAGTATGAGCTTAGGATTGGCTGCACTACTCTTGCTCTACCTCTTTAGAAGAACGGCAGCACGCTTTGAGAAAACGCATCCGCCGGTTCAGGTTTAA
- a CDS encoding glycine zipper family protein, producing the protein MKRAVLTLVIISSLVACVSAPTGPTIAIMPREGKPFEVFQQEDQQCREFAANAIKDTSNAALKEGATSAAIGAAIGAAAGAVIQGGSSQNIGTGAGVGLLGGAAMGAMNSSGKQNQAQAQYNIAYQQCMYSKGNQVPSYPSQGGSPNYRPPSSGFKPIQ; encoded by the coding sequence ATGAAACGTGCCGTACTGACTTTGGTCATCATCAGCTCTTTGGTTGCTTGTGTCTCTGCGCCAACTGGTCCAACCATTGCGATCATGCCGCGTGAAGGTAAACCTTTTGAAGTATTTCAGCAGGAAGATCAGCAGTGTCGTGAGTTTGCTGCAAATGCGATTAAAGATACTAGTAATGCCGCCTTAAAAGAAGGTGCAACTAGTGCTGCTATCGGCGCTGCTATCGGTGCGGCAGCGGGTGCGGTGATTCAGGGGGGTAGTAGTCAGAACATTGGCACTGGTGCTGGCGTTGGCTTGCTCGGCGGCGCAGCCATGGGCGCTATGAATTCCTCGGGCAAACAAAATCAAGCACAGGCTCAATACAATATTGCTTATCAGCAGTGCATGTACTCGAAAGGTAATCAGGTGCCAAGTTATCCATCCCAGGGAGGTAGCCCTAACTACAGACCTCCAAGTAGTGGATTTAAACCTATTCAGTAA
- a CDS encoding tripartite tricarboxylate transporter substrate binding protein has translation MTDGFGCVRVLVFKLMPVKSLLALLVFLGLTNFAQSQTGKTETAWPKQAIRIVVTFTPGGAPDILARVLAESWQKNLGVPVLVENRPGYGGNIGADLVAKSEPDGYTLLIGTVGIHAINGALYDKLSFHPINDFTPISFLASTPNVLVVNKMLGVNNLHELIELAKAKPNELTFGSSGVGTSLHMSGELFKEMTGVQIRHIPYKGRAQSLPDLISGRISMLFDNLSSSLPLIKAGEVQALAVTTLKRSPAAPEIPTMAEQGLPGFEATSWFSLMAPANLPSALQKRLNTLTRQTLNQSEVQNKLRASGLEPAPGSPRELDKLIQSESNKWGRIIYKSGAKLEQ, from the coding sequence ATGACGGATGGATTTGGTTGCGTACGCGTTTTGGTTTTTAAGTTAATGCCTGTGAAGTCTCTTCTAGCCCTGCTGGTTTTCTTGGGTTTGACTAATTTCGCCCAATCCCAAACAGGTAAAACTGAGACTGCTTGGCCCAAACAAGCCATTCGGATTGTGGTGACCTTCACCCCTGGTGGGGCACCTGATATTTTGGCGCGTGTACTGGCCGAGAGTTGGCAGAAGAATCTAGGCGTACCAGTGCTGGTGGAAAATCGACCTGGTTATGGTGGCAACATCGGCGCTGACCTGGTAGCCAAGAGCGAGCCAGATGGCTACACACTCCTCATCGGCACGGTGGGTATACATGCAATCAACGGTGCTCTCTATGACAAGTTGTCTTTTCATCCGATCAATGATTTCACGCCCATTAGTTTTTTAGCAAGTACCCCCAATGTACTGGTGGTGAATAAGATGTTGGGCGTCAACAATCTGCACGAATTGATTGAGCTCGCCAAGGCCAAGCCCAATGAGCTTACTTTTGGCTCCTCTGGTGTCGGCACTTCATTACATATGTCTGGTGAACTCTTTAAAGAAATGACTGGAGTGCAGATTCGGCATATTCCATACAAAGGTAGAGCTCAATCCTTGCCCGATCTCATTAGTGGACGTATTTCTATGCTGTTTGATAATCTATCTTCATCGCTGCCTTTGATTAAGGCGGGAGAGGTTCAGGCTTTGGCAGTAACTACTTTAAAACGCTCTCCAGCAGCTCCAGAGATTCCGACCATGGCAGAGCAAGGCTTGCCTGGATTTGAGGCTACATCGTGGTTCTCCCTCATGGCGCCAGCAAATCTACCTTCAGCCCTACAAAAGCGCTTAAATACCTTGACTCGCCAAACCCTTAATCAGTCCGAAGTCCAAAACAAGCTCCGTGCCAGTGGTTTGGAGCCAGCGCCAGGCAGTCCACGGGAGCTCGATAAGTTGATCCAATCCGAGAGCAATAAATGGGGTAGGATTATTTACAAATCAGGCGCAAAATTAGAGCAGTAG
- a CDS encoding disulfide bond formation protein B, translated as MSKHSFPSLAGLGNQLALAAIISMLSYAFVDQLYFGELPCPLCLMQRMGFVIIGFALVLNIRCGAHFAHYGWGIIGGLVGMMVSLRQVLLHVLPGDKGFGATFLELHFYTWAFVGYLGLIAGLAILLMLPNRDVRSRSLFANTIVMIFIVLVFANLASTLLECGIGPCADDPVKYDGWIWLRTRFGF; from the coding sequence ATGAGCAAGCATTCTTTTCCTTCCTTGGCAGGTCTTGGTAATCAGCTTGCCTTAGCCGCGATTATCAGCATGTTGTCTTATGCCTTTGTCGACCAACTGTATTTTGGTGAATTGCCATGCCCACTGTGTCTGATGCAACGCATGGGTTTTGTGATTATCGGTTTTGCACTGGTGCTCAATATTCGTTGTGGAGCGCATTTCGCTCACTACGGCTGGGGCATCATCGGTGGCTTAGTAGGCATGATGGTTTCTTTACGCCAAGTGCTCTTGCATGTTTTACCGGGAGATAAAGGATTTGGCGCAACTTTTTTAGAGCTGCACTTCTACACTTGGGCTTTTGTGGGCTATCTTGGTCTCATCGCGGGATTGGCAATTCTATTGATGCTGCCTAACCGAGACGTGCGTTCGCGTTCACTGTTTGCCAACACAATAGTCATGATATTTATTGTTTTAGTCTTTGCTAACCTGGCTTCCACTCTGTTGGAATGCGGCATTGGCCCTTGTGCTGATGATCCCGTTAAATATGACGGATGGATTTGGTTGCGTACGCGTTTTGGTTTTTAA
- a CDS encoding DUF5993 family protein yields MFLPFLTACIGLVLVWFEKRLAGLFVLAITVAILMFWFRIHANSHLNLNF; encoded by the coding sequence ATGTTTCTACCTTTCCTGACAGCCTGTATCGGCCTTGTCCTTGTGTGGTTTGAGAAACGTTTGGCAGGTTTATTTGTACTTGCTATTACCGTCGCCATCTTGATGTTCTGGTTCCGCATTCATGCGAACAGTCATCTCAATCTCAATTTCTAA
- a CDS encoding enoyl-CoA hydratase/isomerase family protein codes for MKSTPPCIDFQFDGSIARITFNNPTARNALTWSMYEELKRICDAIANMSEIRVAIFRGAGDKAFVSGSDIQQFVDLQKDEAYEVAVDAIFHSLQHLPIPTIALIEGLAVGSGLLIATACDFRISTDDARFGIPVAKTLGNCLSPSNLSWIASHLGAPMVKRMLLSAELIKAPELLNSGYLYQTTTPDTITEVTEVLASKLVALAPITQKASKVTLARLMESNLPDCTELMRQTYNSVDFKEGVNAFLEGRPPQWLGK; via the coding sequence ATGAAATCCACCCCACCTTGCATCGATTTCCAGTTTGATGGTTCCATAGCCCGAATCACCTTCAACAATCCCACAGCGCGCAATGCCTTGACATGGTCTATGTATGAAGAACTTAAGCGCATTTGCGATGCGATAGCAAATATGTCAGAGATCAGGGTCGCTATTTTTAGAGGTGCTGGTGATAAAGCATTTGTATCGGGCAGTGATATTCAGCAATTTGTAGATCTCCAAAAAGATGAGGCCTATGAAGTTGCGGTAGATGCCATTTTTCACTCACTCCAACATTTACCTATTCCGACAATTGCACTCATTGAAGGATTGGCGGTGGGTAGTGGGCTACTGATTGCTACCGCATGTGATTTCAGAATATCAACTGATGATGCGCGCTTTGGTATTCCGGTCGCCAAGACCTTAGGTAACTGTTTATCGCCCAGCAATCTATCTTGGATCGCTTCTCACTTAGGCGCGCCAATGGTGAAGCGCATGTTACTAAGTGCAGAACTCATTAAAGCACCCGAGTTACTCAACTCAGGCTACCTCTATCAAACCACTACCCCCGATACCATTACAGAAGTAACAGAAGTTTTGGCCAGTAAATTAGTAGCACTCGCACCGATTACACAAAAGGCGAGCAAAGTCACTTTGGCACGCTTGATGGAGAGTAACTTACCGGATTGCACTGAACTCATGAGGCAGACTTACAACAGCGTTGACTTCAAAGAAGGAGTCAACGCCTTCCTTGAAGGACGCCCGCCTCAGTGGCTTGGTAAATAA
- a CDS encoding alpha/beta fold hydrolase: MRIKALGIAMVMCVGGVSLSACTSVDQPKAEAPPPSRYANASPLDLRLSTWPYPYPTKEFKTSIQGQPASMIYMDVPAVGKQKGVVVLFHGKNFSSDYWAPTIKGLAAAGYRVIAPDQIGFGKSSKPDVAYHFDDLAQNTQALLKSLGVSKTSVIANSMGGMVGIRFARLYPKTVQKLILENPLGLEDYSKDIPPQTNDNLLKLEMAQTETSYRRFLQSYFPVWQPSFEQFVEVYVRIQKGPDYPAYAKTSVLTYQMIAEKPVVGDLPQLKMPVLLVIGQKDRTVFGRRFAPPEAVKSLGNFPELGRKAAQVIPNAKLVPLDNVGHIPHIEVPDIFVQTVVDFLNSKS, encoded by the coding sequence ATGAGAATTAAGGCGCTGGGAATCGCGATGGTAATGTGCGTTGGCGGCGTCTCACTTTCGGCCTGCACATCGGTTGATCAGCCCAAGGCGGAAGCTCCACCACCCAGTCGCTATGCCAATGCCAGTCCCTTAGATTTGCGCCTGAGTACTTGGCCTTATCCTTATCCCACTAAAGAATTTAAAACCTCTATTCAGGGGCAGCCCGCCAGTATGATTTATATGGACGTGCCCGCAGTTGGTAAGCAGAAGGGGGTCGTGGTTTTGTTTCATGGGAAGAATTTCTCAAGTGATTATTGGGCGCCTACGATCAAAGGATTGGCTGCGGCAGGTTACCGAGTCATTGCTCCAGATCAAATTGGCTTTGGCAAATCTTCCAAACCAGACGTTGCATACCACTTCGATGATCTTGCTCAGAACACACAAGCCCTGTTGAAATCACTCGGTGTCAGTAAGACTTCAGTGATTGCCAACTCCATGGGTGGCATGGTAGGCATTCGGTTTGCGCGTCTTTATCCTAAAACTGTCCAGAAGCTGATCTTGGAAAACCCATTGGGTCTTGAAGACTACAGCAAAGATATCCCGCCACAAACGAATGACAATCTACTCAAGCTAGAAATGGCGCAAACAGAAACTAGTTATCGCCGTTTCTTGCAATCTTATTTTCCGGTCTGGCAGCCGAGCTTTGAGCAGTTTGTAGAGGTGTATGTCAGGATTCAAAAAGGGCCTGACTACCCAGCGTATGCAAAGACCTCAGTGTTAACTTATCAGATGATTGCTGAAAAGCCGGTAGTGGGTGACTTGCCTCAACTGAAGATGCCGGTATTGCTGGTCATTGGCCAGAAAGATAGAACCGTATTTGGCCGTCGCTTTGCTCCACCTGAGGCCGTTAAGTCTTTGGGTAATTTTCCCGAGTTAGGTCGAAAAGCGGCTCAGGTGATTCCGAATGCCAAGTTAGTTCCCTTGGACAATGTCGGGCATATTCCGCATATTGAGGTGCCGGATATTTTTGTGCAGACGGTAGTGGATTTCTTAAACTCGAAATCCTGA
- a CDS encoding fumarylacetoacetate hydrolase family protein: protein MSNTYVIDPPIVPSLPVVGDTRRFAVNRIYCVGRNYADHAREMGHDPDREPPFFFMKPANSIVTDGKDMQYPNLSNDVHHEIEMVVAIGKGGANISADKALEHVYGYGVGLDMTRRDLQGEAKKMGRPWDTGKAFDQSAPCAALTPATHFGHPTKGAVKLLVNGEVRQEGDLNQLIWNVPDTIAYLSTLFTLEPGDLIMSGTPAGVGPVKKGDVLEGSVEGLSPLKIKIV, encoded by the coding sequence ATGAGCAATACATACGTCATCGATCCCCCCATTGTTCCATCGCTACCCGTTGTAGGCGATACCCGCCGTTTTGCTGTAAATCGCATCTATTGCGTGGGTCGTAACTATGCTGATCATGCTCGTGAGATGGGTCATGACCCCGATCGTGAGCCGCCATTCTTTTTTATGAAGCCGGCCAATTCAATCGTTACCGATGGTAAAGACATGCAATATCCAAACCTGTCAAATGATGTTCACCACGAGATTGAGATGGTTGTCGCGATTGGTAAGGGCGGCGCCAATATTTCTGCGGATAAGGCGCTAGAGCATGTTTATGGTTACGGAGTTGGGCTGGACATGACTCGTCGTGACTTGCAAGGCGAAGCAAAAAAAATGGGGCGCCCTTGGGATACTGGAAAAGCATTTGATCAATCTGCCCCATGCGCTGCTCTGACGCCTGCCACTCACTTTGGTCATCCTACTAAAGGTGCAGTCAAGCTCCTAGTGAATGGTGAAGTGCGCCAAGAGGGTGACTTAAACCAACTGATTTGGAATGTTCCAGACACCATTGCATACCTCTCTACTTTATTTACGCTTGAGCCAGGTGATTTAATTATGTCTGGTACACCTGCGGGCGTGGGTCCTGTAAAAAAAGGTGATGTACTTGAAGGATCTGTCGAAGGTTTAAGTCCCCTGAAAATCAAGATCGTATAA
- a CDS encoding SemiSWEET transporter, with the protein MTLLPHQIEIIGYCAAFLTTIAFLPQAIQSWRTRDLSGISVGMYSLFTAGVGLWLIYGLIIEKWPLILANALTFALALSILVLKLRSKGQ; encoded by the coding sequence ATGACTTTATTGCCACATCAGATTGAGATCATTGGCTACTGCGCTGCATTTTTAACTACGATTGCCTTTCTGCCTCAGGCCATTCAATCTTGGCGCACCAGAGATCTCTCTGGGATCTCGGTGGGGATGTATAGCCTATTTACTGCTGGGGTGGGTTTGTGGCTCATCTACGGTCTCATTATTGAGAAGTGGCCCTTGATTTTGGCTAACGCCTTGACCTTTGCCTTGGCTCTGAGCATCTTGGTGCTCAAGCTCCGTAGTAAGGGGCAGTAA
- a CDS encoding cytochrome c5 family protein, whose product MKSLLRPFILAACIFSPLAAFAEPGENTYKQVCAACHGAGVLKAPKFGDKAQWTPLIAEGQVTLTAHGYVGVRGMPAKGGNPNLSVEGFSEAVVYMVNKAGGNWKTPDAKTLAAINKEIEARKASLNKKP is encoded by the coding sequence ATGAAATCGCTCCTTCGCCCCTTTATTCTAGCCGCTTGTATTTTCTCCCCATTAGCCGCCTTTGCTGAACCTGGTGAGAATACTTATAAGCAAGTCTGCGCAGCCTGCCATGGCGCTGGCGTTCTGAAGGCTCCTAAGTTTGGTGATAAAGCTCAGTGGACCCCATTGATTGCCGAAGGTCAGGTCACCCTCACTGCACATGGATATGTTGGCGTGAGAGGAATGCCCGCCAAAGGCGGCAATCCCAATCTCTCGGTGGAAGGATTCTCAGAGGCAGTGGTTTATATGGTTAATAAGGCCGGTGGCAACTGGAAGACTCCTGATGCAAAAACCCTAGCAGCCATCAACAAAGAAATTGAAGCGCGTAAAGCGAGCCTGAATAAGAAGCCGTAA